Proteins encoded by one window of Nitrincola iocasae:
- a CDS encoding T6SS effector amidase Tae4 family protein — MSTVSGADGKWYGYRVLEMERYLRTVYGSPEIELTRGDVSDFRAAVRGHQGIIQFNVSDWSDATGHFDIWNGSQIRFSEYFARAQSINLWRCL; from the coding sequence CTGAGTACTGTATCCGGTGCTGATGGAAAATGGTACGGGTACCGCGTTCTCGAAATGGAAAGATACTTACGGACTGTTTACGGAAGCCCCGAAATCGAATTAACGAGGGGCGATGTAAGCGATTTCCGGGCTGCTGTTAGAGGACACCAAGGTATAATTCAGTTTAATGTTTCTGATTGGTCAGATGCAACCGGACATTTCGACATTTGGAATGGTTCCCAAATACGATTTAGCGAGTATTTCGCAAGAGCCCAGAGTATTAATCTTTGGAGGTGCTTATGA
- the nfo gene encoding deoxyribonuclease IV: MSEYWIGAHVSASGGVENAPENAQAIGANAFALFTKNQRRWDAKPLTETSISAFKQRCAQYGFSPEQVLPHDSYLINLGHPDAEALAKSRAAFVDEIQRCKQLGLVWLNFHPGSHLREISESECLTRIAESINQALDQTVGVTAVLEATAGQGSNLGNRFEHLAEIIEQVTDKTRIGVCIDTCHIFAAGYDLRTPEACEQTFAEFERLVGFSYLKAMHLNDSKGGLGSRIDRHHSLGQGEIGWPVFEYLLQDPRFQRMPLILETIEPAIWPEEIQQLRNFSAV; the protein is encoded by the coding sequence GTGAGTGAGTACTGGATCGGCGCGCATGTCAGCGCCTCAGGGGGTGTTGAAAATGCACCTGAGAATGCGCAGGCCATCGGGGCTAATGCCTTTGCTCTGTTTACCAAAAATCAGCGCCGCTGGGACGCCAAACCCTTAACTGAAACCAGTATCTCCGCCTTTAAGCAGCGCTGTGCTCAGTATGGTTTTAGTCCAGAGCAGGTGCTGCCGCATGATAGCTATCTGATTAACCTCGGGCACCCTGATGCCGAGGCGCTGGCTAAATCACGGGCGGCTTTTGTGGATGAAATACAGCGCTGTAAACAGCTGGGACTGGTCTGGTTGAATTTTCATCCCGGCAGTCACCTGCGTGAGATCAGTGAGTCGGAATGTCTGACCCGGATAGCAGAATCAATCAACCAGGCCTTGGATCAGACTGTGGGTGTGACGGCGGTACTAGAGGCAACCGCTGGCCAGGGAAGCAATTTGGGCAATCGTTTCGAGCATCTGGCAGAGATTATAGAGCAGGTCACAGATAAAACGCGCATCGGCGTTTGCATCGATACTTGTCATATCTTTGCGGCTGGTTATGATCTGCGCACCCCTGAAGCCTGTGAGCAAACCTTTGCTGAGTTTGAACGACTGGTGGGGTTTTCCTATTTGAAGGCAATGCATCTGAATGACTCCAAGGGAGGCTTGGGAAGTCGTATTGATCGCCACCACTCACTGGGGCAGGGCGAAATTGGCTGGCCGGTATTCGAGTACCTGCTACAAGATCCACGTTTTCAACGCATGCCCTTGATACTCGAAACCATTGAGCCAGCCATCTGGCCTGAAGAAATTCAGCAGTTACGAAATTTTTCAGCTGTTTGA
- a CDS encoding glutaredoxin family protein: MLVKALRNGLGNLIIFIDFITRPRKMPRPAELQAEVDQATQKLALYQFRACPFCVKTRRSLHRLNLNVALRDAKNDPQAREELQQQGGKIQVPCLRIEEADRVTWLYESAAINTYLEQRFG, encoded by the coding sequence ATGTTAGTAAAAGCGTTACGAAATGGCTTGGGGAATTTGATTATCTTTATCGACTTTATTACCCGTCCGCGCAAGATGCCTCGTCCGGCTGAGTTGCAAGCTGAGGTTGACCAGGCCACACAGAAGCTGGCGCTGTATCAGTTCCGTGCCTGCCCATTTTGTGTAAAAACCCGTCGCTCACTGCACCGACTGAATCTGAATGTGGCTTTACGTGATGCCAAGAATGATCCACAGGCACGTGAGGAACTGCAACAGCAGGGTGGCAAAATTCAGGTGCCTTGTCTGCGAATTGAAGAAGCTGACCGGGTTACCTGGTTGTACGAATCAGCGGCTATCAATACGTACCTTGAACAACGTTTTGGCTAA
- the ahpF gene encoding alkyl hydroperoxide reductase subunit F — protein sequence MLDANLKKQLDTYLQNIVNPIEITVSTDESAKSKELLGLCQEIAELSDKISLKQLTDGSERTPSMAIAPVGETPRVRFAGIPMGHEFTSLVLALLQSGGYPSKAEAALIEQAKSLQGEFHFETYISLSCQNCPDVVQALNLMAVLNPNVTSVMIDGALFQDEVTEREIMAVPTVLLNGKPFGQGRMTLKEILGKVDAGASKREAADLNKKEPYDVLIVGGGPAGAAAAIYAARKGIRTGLVAERFGGQVMDTVGIENFISVNYTEGPKLVASLEQHVKEYDVEVMDNQRASKLRREKLIEIDLENGATLKSKSVILATGARWREMNVPGEQEYRGKGVAYCPHCDGPLFKGKRVAVIGGGNSGIEAAIDLAGIVEHVTVLEFGDTLRADAVLQKKAASMANITIIKMAQTTQVRGDGKKVIGLTYKDRNDNQTYDLDVAGIFVQIGLVPNTDWLKDTLELSRFGEIEVNSHGETHIPGVFAAGDVTNVPYKQIIIAMGNGSAAALGAFDYLIRSSVEDEAAA from the coding sequence ATGTTGGATGCGAATCTTAAGAAACAACTGGACACTTATCTGCAGAATATCGTTAATCCGATTGAGATTACTGTGTCCACTGACGAAAGTGCAAAATCGAAAGAGCTGCTTGGCTTGTGTCAGGAAATAGCTGAGCTGAGTGACAAAATCAGCCTTAAGCAACTGACCGATGGCAGTGAAAGAACCCCGAGCATGGCAATTGCGCCGGTCGGTGAAACTCCACGGGTACGTTTTGCCGGTATTCCGATGGGGCACGAATTTACCTCGCTGGTACTGGCTCTGTTACAGAGCGGTGGTTATCCTTCCAAAGCTGAAGCGGCGTTGATTGAGCAGGCCAAAAGCCTGCAAGGTGAGTTTCATTTTGAAACCTATATTTCGCTCTCCTGCCAGAACTGCCCGGATGTGGTTCAGGCACTGAACCTGATGGCAGTACTTAATCCAAATGTCACCAGTGTGATGATCGATGGCGCCTTGTTTCAGGATGAAGTGACCGAGCGGGAAATTATGGCCGTGCCAACGGTTTTGCTGAATGGCAAGCCCTTTGGTCAGGGACGTATGACGCTGAAAGAAATACTGGGTAAGGTCGATGCCGGTGCTTCCAAGCGTGAAGCTGCCGACCTGAATAAAAAAGAGCCTTATGATGTGCTCATCGTCGGTGGTGGGCCCGCCGGTGCTGCGGCTGCCATCTATGCTGCACGTAAAGGTATACGCACAGGTCTGGTTGCCGAGCGTTTCGGTGGACAGGTTATGGACACGGTGGGTATTGAGAACTTTATCTCGGTGAACTACACCGAAGGCCCCAAACTGGTTGCCAGCCTGGAACAGCATGTTAAAGAGTATGACGTTGAGGTTATGGATAATCAACGTGCGAGCAAGTTGCGTCGTGAAAAGCTGATTGAAATCGATCTGGAAAATGGCGCAACGCTGAAGAGCAAGTCCGTCATCCTGGCAACCGGTGCGCGCTGGCGCGAAATGAACGTACCGGGTGAGCAGGAATACCGTGGTAAGGGTGTCGCCTACTGCCCGCACTGTGATGGTCCGCTGTTTAAAGGCAAGCGTGTCGCGGTGATTGGTGGCGGAAATTCCGGTATTGAAGCGGCCATCGACCTTGCTGGTATTGTTGAGCATGTGACCGTGCTGGAGTTTGGTGACACGCTGCGTGCTGATGCCGTGCTGCAAAAGAAAGCGGCTTCCATGGCCAATATCACCATCATTAAAATGGCACAAACCACACAAGTGCGTGGTGATGGCAAAAAAGTGATCGGTCTGACCTATAAAGACCGTAACGATAACCAGACCTATGATCTGGATGTGGCGGGTATCTTTGTGCAAATCGGACTGGTACCGAATACCGATTGGCTGAAAGACACTCTGGAACTGTCACGTTTTGGTGAAATCGAAGTTAATAGCCACGGCGAAACGCATATTCCGGGAGTGTTTGCCGCCGGTGATGTCACAAACGTGCCTTATAAACAGATTATCATTGCCATGGGCAATGGCTCTGCAGCGGCGTTAGGTGCTTTTGATTATCTGATCCGCTCATCAGTGGAAGACGAAGCCGCTGCCTGA
- the ahpC gene encoding alkyl hydroperoxide reductase subunit C, giving the protein MSLINTEVKPFHATAYHKGEFVQVSDADLKGKWSVVFFYPADFTFVCPTELGDLADFYPKLQEMGVEVYSVSTDTHFTHKAWHDASDTIKKIQFPMLADPTGVISRNFDVMIEEDGLALRGTFVINPEGEIKVAEIHDLGIGRSAKELVRKIQAAQYVAEHDGEVCPASWQPGEETLSPSLDLVGKI; this is encoded by the coding sequence ATGTCACTGATTAACACTGAAGTTAAACCTTTCCACGCCACGGCTTACCATAAGGGTGAGTTTGTTCAGGTCTCTGATGCTGACCTGAAAGGTAAGTGGTCAGTCGTATTCTTCTACCCAGCTGATTTCACCTTTGTATGCCCGACTGAGCTGGGTGATCTGGCAGATTTCTATCCGAAACTGCAGGAAATGGGCGTTGAAGTATACTCTGTGTCTACTGATACTCATTTTACCCACAAAGCCTGGCATGATGCGTCCGACACCATCAAAAAAATCCAGTTCCCGATGCTTGCTGACCCAACAGGTGTTATTTCACGTAACTTTGATGTGATGATCGAGGAAGATGGTCTGGCACTGCGTGGTACTTTCGTGATCAACCCTGAGGGTGAAATCAAAGTTGCTGAGATTCACGATCTGGGTATTGGCCGTTCGGCTAAAGAACTGGTGCGTAAAATCCAGGCTGCTCAGTATGTAGCTGAACATGATGGCGAAGTTTGCCCTGCTTCCTGGCAACCAGGTGAAGAAACGCTGTCACCTTCTCTGGACCTCGTTGGCAAGATCTAA
- the recJ gene encoding single-stranded-DNA-specific exonuclease RecJ, whose protein sequence is MSSALIQRRTSTVDSVAALDALHPVLARVYAARGITDPTQIGRNLHELLPDTRMKGMATAVARLVDALHKQESILIVGDFDCDGATSTALAMLALRMMGAKKVSYLVPNRFEFGYGLSPEIVEVAARQQPQLIVTVDNGISSVDGVERATQLGLDVIITDHHLPGDKLPAACAIVNPNQYGCEFIAKSTCGVGVIFYVMIALRRSLLQQGYFEQRGIQAPNLASLLDLVALGTVADVVALEHNNRTLVHQGLLRIRAGQARPGILALLEVAGRRREQLMAADLGFAIAPRLNAAGRLEDMSIGIECLLCDDPQQAQEFAQLLNDLNIERRSIEREMQQQALDILADLPLSETEMPWGVCLFDPGWHQGVVGILASRIKERLHRPVIAFAPGEGDEVKGSARSIPGFHIRDGLDAIAARHPGLLRKFGGHAMAAGLSLAQQDLGAFRQAFDQEVRARLASQDLQRILMTDGPLAETDLNLELAALLQDAGPWGHQFPEPVFDGEFRVLQQRIVGYRHLKLVVMPVGGSLAVDAITFNVDTELWPDESVQQVRMVYRLSRNEFRGQVSLQLMVDTVIPIS, encoded by the coding sequence ATGTCTTCTGCATTGATACAACGCCGCACCTCAACTGTTGATTCCGTTGCTGCACTGGATGCCCTTCATCCTGTTCTGGCACGGGTGTATGCGGCACGGGGCATTACTGATCCAACCCAGATCGGGCGTAACCTGCATGAGTTGTTGCCCGATACCCGGATGAAGGGGATGGCGACCGCTGTCGCGCGTCTGGTCGATGCCTTGCACAAGCAGGAGTCGATCCTGATTGTTGGCGATTTTGATTGTGATGGAGCGACCAGTACGGCCTTGGCAATGCTGGCACTGCGGATGATGGGTGCAAAGAAAGTCAGCTATCTGGTGCCTAACCGTTTTGAATTTGGTTATGGCCTGAGCCCAGAGATAGTCGAGGTGGCGGCCCGGCAGCAACCGCAACTGATCGTCACGGTCGATAACGGTATTTCCAGTGTAGACGGCGTTGAGCGGGCCACACAGCTCGGGCTGGATGTAATTATCACTGATCATCACCTACCTGGGGATAAGCTTCCGGCGGCCTGTGCCATCGTCAACCCCAATCAGTACGGCTGTGAATTTATCGCCAAGTCCACTTGCGGTGTCGGGGTGATTTTTTATGTCATGATTGCCTTGCGCCGGTCACTACTGCAGCAGGGCTATTTTGAACAACGGGGTATTCAGGCGCCCAACCTGGCGAGTCTGCTGGATTTGGTTGCTTTGGGTACTGTGGCTGATGTGGTGGCGCTGGAGCACAATAACCGCACCCTGGTTCATCAAGGCTTGTTACGTATCCGTGCCGGCCAGGCTCGTCCAGGCATTCTGGCACTGCTGGAGGTGGCCGGACGGCGTCGGGAGCAGTTGATGGCGGCGGATCTGGGCTTTGCTATCGCGCCTCGGCTGAATGCAGCTGGGCGCCTGGAAGATATGTCGATTGGTATTGAATGCCTGTTGTGTGATGATCCGCAGCAGGCGCAGGAGTTCGCTCAACTGCTTAATGATCTGAATATTGAGCGGCGCAGTATTGAGCGTGAGATGCAGCAGCAGGCTCTGGATATACTCGCCGACTTGCCGTTGAGTGAGACCGAAATGCCCTGGGGCGTTTGCCTGTTTGATCCTGGGTGGCACCAGGGGGTTGTGGGTATCCTGGCATCGCGTATCAAGGAGCGACTGCATCGCCCGGTCATTGCGTTTGCCCCGGGAGAAGGGGATGAGGTTAAAGGATCAGCACGTTCCATTCCAGGGTTTCATATTCGTGATGGACTGGATGCTATAGCGGCGCGTCATCCTGGGTTGTTACGTAAATTTGGCGGCCATGCGATGGCGGCTGGCTTATCCCTGGCACAACAGGATCTGGGGGCTTTTCGTCAGGCGTTTGATCAGGAGGTCAGAGCACGTTTGGCATCACAGGATCTTCAGCGTATTCTGATGACAGACGGCCCCCTGGCTGAAACTGATTTGAATCTGGAACTGGCGGCATTGCTGCAGGATGCCGGTCCCTGGGGGCATCAGTTCCCGGAACCTGTGTTTGATGGCGAATTCCGGGTGTTGCAGCAGCGTATAGTCGGTTATCGTCACTTGAAACTGGTGGTTATGCCAGTCGGAGGCTCGCTGGCAGTAGACGCGATTACCTTCAATGTGGATACTGAACTTTGGCCAGATGAGTCTGTTCAACAGGTTCGCATGGTTTATCGCCTGTCTCGCAATGAGTTTCGCGGACAGGTCAGTCTGCAATTGATGGTGGATACAGTGATCCCGATATCCTGA
- the thrC gene encoding threonine synthase, with protein MKYISTRGKAPSLSFSDVLLAGMAEDGGLYVPEQLPVFSQAEIASWSGLPYAELAFKVIQPFVEGCISDADLKQMVDETYAVFDHSGVAPLVQLEQNEWILELFHGPTLAFKDFALQLLGRLMDHVLAERGERLVIMGATSGDTGSAAIEGCRHSEHLDIFIMHPYNRVSEVQRRQMTSILADNVFNIALEGNFDDCQEMVKDSFADQSFLKGMKLGAVNSINWARIMAQIVYYFSASLAVGGPHRPVSFSVPTGNFGDIFAGYLAKQMGLPIEQLVVATNRNDILHRVISGNDMSKGALEHTLSPSMDIMVSSNFERLLFDVYGRDGAAVADLMQRFKTEAVQLEPARWDSVRALFDSYAVDDATTCEVIRQVHAETGYLLDPHTAIGLKAARECWKNRSVPMITLATAHPVKFPEPVVKAGLEAPQLPARLSDLMEREERFSVLPKSLAEVHAYIASHVHRD; from the coding sequence ATGAAATATATCTCTACCCGTGGAAAAGCACCTTCATTGAGCTTTTCTGATGTGCTGCTGGCCGGTATGGCCGAGGATGGTGGGCTGTATGTGCCGGAGCAACTGCCTGTATTCAGTCAGGCTGAAATTGCTTCCTGGTCAGGCCTGCCCTATGCGGAATTGGCCTTTAAGGTGATACAACCCTTTGTTGAAGGCTGCATCAGTGATGCAGATCTTAAACAGATGGTGGATGAAACCTATGCCGTATTTGATCACAGTGGCGTAGCGCCGCTGGTTCAACTGGAACAGAACGAGTGGATATTGGAACTGTTTCATGGTCCGACCCTGGCGTTTAAAGACTTTGCCCTGCAGTTGCTGGGACGGCTGATGGATCATGTGCTGGCCGAACGTGGCGAGCGCTTGGTGATCATGGGGGCGACTTCCGGTGATACCGGCTCGGCAGCGATAGAAGGCTGCCGTCACAGTGAGCATCTGGATATCTTTATCATGCACCCCTACAACCGGGTGTCTGAAGTACAGCGTCGTCAGATGACCAGCATTCTGGCTGATAATGTGTTTAATATTGCCCTGGAAGGCAATTTTGATGATTGTCAGGAGATGGTTAAAGACAGCTTTGCGGACCAGAGCTTCCTCAAGGGCATGAAGCTGGGCGCGGTGAATTCGATCAACTGGGCGCGCATTATGGCTCAGATCGTTTACTATTTCTCCGCCTCACTGGCGGTTGGTGGTCCGCATCGTCCGGTTTCCTTCTCTGTGCCTACGGGTAACTTCGGTGATATTTTTGCCGGTTATCTGGCCAAACAGATGGGCTTGCCAATTGAGCAGCTGGTAGTTGCGACCAATCGCAATGATATCCTGCACCGGGTTATTTCCGGTAATGATATGTCCAAAGGGGCGCTGGAGCATACCCTGTCTCCGTCTATGGATATCATGGTGTCGTCAAACTTTGAACGTCTGTTGTTTGATGTCTATGGCCGTGATGGTGCTGCCGTGGCGGATCTGATGCAACGTTTCAAAACCGAAGCGGTACAGCTGGAACCGGCGCGCTGGGACAGCGTACGTGCACTGTTTGACAGTTACGCGGTTGATGATGCGACCACTTGTGAGGTGATCCGACAGGTGCATGCTGAAACCGGCTATCTGCTCGATCCGCACACGGCGATTGGCCTTAAAGCGGCACGCGAGTGTTGGAAAAATCGTAGTGTGCCGATGATCACTCTGGCGACAGCGCATCCGGTAAAATTCCCGGAACCGGTAGTAAAAGCCGGTCTGGAGGCACCCCAGCTGCCAGCCCGGCTGAGTGATCTGATGGAGCGTGAAGAGCGCTTCAGTGTGTTGCCGAAATCCCTTGCCGAGGTGCATGCGTATATTGCATCGCACGTGCACCGCGATTGA
- a CDS encoding homoserine dehydrogenase — translation MKPVKVGICGLGTVGGGTFNVLMRNADDIARRAGRTIEVVAIASRRENPACDTSDFNIINDVMAIARDPDIDIVVELIGGYEVARDLVMLAIEQGKHVVTANKALIAVHGNEIFAAANEKNVVVAFEAAVAGGIPIIKAIREGLAANKIKWLAGIINGTGNFIMTEMREKGRAFNDVLAEAQALGYAEADPTFDVEGIDAAHKLTILASIAYGIPLQFEKGYTEGISKITPEDVQYAEELGYRIKHLGISRHTEQGIELRVHPTLIPKSALLANVNGVMNAILVSGDAVGQTLYYGPGAGAEPTASAVVADLIDVARLLDTPSHGRVPPLAFQSHQLSETPVLPVEQTVSGYYLRLQAVERPGVLAHVTRILGEKGINIEAIVQKETREAQVPVIMLTQRVEERMMNEAIREIEALPDILGDLIRIRIDHLEG, via the coding sequence TTGAAGCCTGTAAAAGTCGGGATCTGTGGACTTGGAACTGTCGGTGGCGGTACGTTCAATGTACTGATGCGCAATGCGGATGATATTGCCCGGCGTGCAGGTCGCACCATTGAGGTGGTTGCGATCGCTTCGCGTCGTGAGAATCCAGCATGCGACACCTCTGATTTCAACATTATCAACGACGTTATGGCAATTGCCCGCGATCCCGACATAGATATTGTTGTTGAACTGATTGGCGGTTATGAAGTTGCACGTGATTTGGTGATGCTCGCTATTGAACAGGGTAAGCATGTGGTAACTGCGAACAAGGCGTTGATTGCGGTGCATGGTAATGAAATCTTCGCGGCCGCCAATGAAAAGAATGTCGTGGTAGCCTTCGAAGCGGCTGTGGCGGGTGGCATTCCAATCATTAAAGCCATACGCGAAGGGCTTGCTGCTAATAAAATCAAATGGTTGGCTGGTATCATTAATGGTACCGGTAACTTTATCATGACCGAAATGCGTGAAAAAGGCCGTGCGTTTAACGATGTGCTTGCCGAAGCACAGGCGCTGGGCTATGCCGAGGCTGACCCTACCTTTGATGTGGAAGGCATTGATGCGGCACACAAACTGACCATTCTGGCCTCAATCGCTTATGGTATTCCGTTACAGTTTGAAAAAGGCTATACCGAGGGGATTAGTAAGATCACCCCGGAAGATGTGCAATATGCTGAAGAGCTGGGCTATCGTATCAAGCACCTGGGTATCAGCCGTCATACTGAACAAGGTATTGAATTGCGTGTGCACCCGACACTCATTCCTAAATCCGCGTTGCTGGCGAATGTAAATGGTGTCATGAATGCCATTCTGGTCTCTGGCGATGCGGTAGGCCAGACGCTCTATTATGGTCCGGGTGCTGGCGCTGAACCGACCGCTTCCGCTGTGGTGGCTGATCTGATCGATGTGGCACGTTTGCTGGATACGCCATCTCACGGGCGTGTGCCACCTCTGGCATTTCAGTCTCACCAGTTATCTGAAACACCGGTGTTGCCGGTTGAACAGACGGTCAGTGGCTATTATTTACGTTTGCAGGCTGTTGAACGTCCTGGGGTGCTGGCCCATGTCACCCGTATTTTGGGTGAGAAAGGTATCAATATTGAAGCGATCGTGCAGAAAGAAACCCGTGAAGCCCAGGTGCCGGTAATCATGCTGACTCAGCGTGTTGAAGAGCGGATGATGAATGAAGCCATACGTGAAATCGAAGCGCTGCCGGATATTCTGGGCGATTTAATCCGTATCCGCATAGATCACCTGGAAGGTTGA
- a CDS encoding DsbC family protein: MKKYAGWAVLLVGFLLSSQSMADAKDLIREQLRKADSRIPIKSIEAAPLEGMYEVLLESGELLYAHEQGEYFFVGHLFRIDDQQGLVNVTEQSQNQMRVAALAEVTQDQMITYPARGEKQATLRVFTDVDCPYCRQLHEEVEALNEMGVEVSYLAFPRGGPNTATYRTMVTVWCGETAEERAALLDRVKSGGTIENKTCENPVVDQFMLGQKIGVTGTPAMVLEDGTLIPGYMPAERIAQMLGVSQ, encoded by the coding sequence ATGAAGAAGTACGCCGGTTGGGCCGTTTTATTAGTGGGATTTCTGCTCAGCTCGCAGAGTATGGCTGATGCCAAAGATCTGATCCGCGAGCAGTTGCGCAAGGCGGATTCAAGAATTCCGATCAAGAGTATCGAGGCCGCACCGTTAGAGGGTATGTACGAGGTGTTGTTGGAGAGCGGTGAGTTACTTTACGCGCATGAACAGGGTGAATATTTTTTTGTGGGTCATCTGTTCCGCATTGATGATCAACAAGGTTTGGTTAACGTGACTGAGCAAAGTCAGAATCAGATGCGTGTTGCAGCGCTCGCTGAGGTAACGCAGGATCAGATGATCACTTATCCAGCCAGGGGGGAGAAACAAGCCACCCTGCGAGTCTTTACCGATGTGGACTGCCCTTACTGCCGTCAATTGCATGAAGAAGTGGAAGCATTGAATGAGATGGGGGTTGAAGTCAGTTATCTGGCCTTTCCACGGGGTGGCCCTAATACGGCAACCTACAGAACAATGGTTACTGTCTGGTGTGGCGAAACAGCGGAAGAGCGTGCTGCTCTGCTGGATCGGGTGAAATCGGGTGGTACCATTGAAAATAAAACCTGTGAAAACCCCGTGGTTGATCAGTTTATGTTGGGGCAAAAAATAGGGGTGACGGGAACGCCAGCGATGGTGCTGGAAGATGGCACTTTGATTCCGGGCTATATGCCAGCTGAACGGATTGCTCAGATGTTAGGGGTGTCGCAATAA
- the xerD gene encoding site-specific tyrosine recombinase XerD encodes MTLDRRFTALEPQPQDQHLIREYVQLAWLEKGLSRNTQLSYQRDLKHFALWLNDRSLYLLQVQRHHLQAYLDWRVGQAFKAVSTARVLSCLRGFYRFLLREGRVEQDPTLNIASPKPGRPLPKTLTETDVECLLAAPDVTDVLGLRDRTMLELIYASGLRVTELVGLRTEQMNLRQGVIRVVGKGDKERLVPVGDEALEWMRRYLKTSRPLLAVDTSQDVVFLSRRGNQMTRQTFWHRVRLHAGQAGIDKALSPHVLRHAFATHLLNHGADLRVVQMLLGHADLSTTQIYTHVATHRLQSLHRAHHPRG; translated from the coding sequence TTGACCCTGGATCGTCGTTTCACTGCTTTGGAACCCCAGCCTCAGGATCAGCATCTTATTCGTGAGTATGTGCAGTTAGCCTGGTTGGAAAAGGGCTTGAGTCGTAATACACAGCTATCCTATCAGCGCGATCTCAAGCACTTTGCCCTATGGCTTAATGATCGTTCTCTCTATTTACTGCAGGTTCAGCGGCATCACCTTCAGGCTTACCTGGACTGGCGTGTTGGGCAGGCGTTCAAAGCGGTTTCCACAGCAAGGGTGTTGTCCTGTCTGCGTGGTTTTTACCGTTTTCTGCTGCGAGAGGGGCGGGTAGAGCAGGATCCAACACTCAATATTGCCAGTCCTAAACCGGGACGCCCTTTACCTAAGACCTTGACTGAAACCGATGTTGAATGTCTACTTGCCGCACCTGATGTGACGGATGTGCTGGGGCTGCGTGACAGAACCATGCTGGAACTGATTTATGCTTCTGGTTTGCGGGTCACAGAGTTAGTGGGTTTGCGCACAGAGCAGATGAATCTGCGTCAGGGGGTGATCCGGGTTGTCGGTAAGGGAGATAAGGAGCGCCTGGTGCCAGTTGGGGATGAGGCGTTGGAGTGGATGCGCCGCTACTTGAAAACGTCCAGGCCCTTGCTTGCCGTTGACACCTCGCAGGATGTGGTTTTCCTGAGTCGTCGGGGCAATCAGATGACACGTCAGACGTTCTGGCACCGAGTGCGCTTGCATGCGGGGCAGGCAGGCATCGATAAAGCCTTGTCGCCACACGTGCTGCGCCATGCCTTTGCAACCCATTTGCTCAATCATGGGGCTGACCTGCGTGTTGTGCAGATGCTACTCGGTCATGCCGATCTGTCAACAACACAAATTTATACACACGTAGCAACACACAGATTACAGTCACTGCATCGGGCACATCATCCGCGGGGATGA
- the rplS gene encoding 50S ribosomal protein L19 gives MSSKSNIIQQIEAEQMSKEVPAFAPGDTVVVQVKVVEGERSRLQSFEGVVIGKRNRGLNSAFTVRKISHGVGVERTFQTYSTIIDSISVKRRGDVRQAKLYYLRERSGKSARIKEKLG, from the coding sequence ATGAGCAGCAAAAGTAATATTATTCAGCAGATTGAAGCTGAACAGATGAGTAAAGAGGTGCCTGCATTTGCACCCGGTGATACCGTTGTAGTCCAGGTTAAGGTTGTTGAGGGCGAACGTAGCCGTCTGCAGTCTTTTGAAGGTGTAGTGATCGGTAAGCGCAACCGCGGACTGAACTCAGCTTTCACAGTACGTAAAATCTCTCACGGCGTGGGTGTTGAGCGTACTTTCCAGACTTACAGCACGATCATTGACAGCATCAGCGTCAAGCGTCGTGGTGATGTACGTCAGGCTAAACTTTACTACCTGCGTGAGCGTAGTGGTAAGTCTGCACGTATCAAAGAAAAGCTGGGTTAA